The following coding sequences lie in one Synechococcus sp. PCC 7336 genomic window:
- a CDS encoding MSMEG_0572/Sll0783 family nitrogen starvation response protein — translation MPEVTFPAYKTGDFLVDYEEKVFPDVQAEPGEKALVTFHTVAFEGSIGLVNLLQATRLIRKGFETSVLLYGPGVTLGVQRGFPKLGDGAFPGHLAMNDQLVKIMEEGGKVYACRFALQALYGHGEPSLIPGITPINPLDVLDIVLVHRKEGAFILDTWTM, via the coding sequence ATGCCTGAAGTCACTTTTCCCGCCTATAAAACGGGCGATTTTTTAGTAGATTATGAAGAAAAAGTTTTTCCCGATGTTCAGGCTGAACCTGGGGAGAAAGCGCTCGTCACCTTCCACACGGTTGCATTTGAGGGCTCGATTGGGCTCGTCAATCTGTTGCAAGCCACCCGTTTGATTCGCAAAGGCTTCGAAACCTCCGTGCTGCTCTACGGTCCTGGCGTTACCCTCGGCGTGCAGCGGGGCTTTCCCAAGCTGGGAGATGGGGCATTTCCCGGTCACCTAGCCATGAACGACCAACTGGTCAAGATTATGGAAGAAGGGGGGAAAGTTTACGCCTGCAGATTTGCGCTACAAGCACTGTACGGCCATGGCGAACCTTCTTTGATCCCCGGCATTACTCCCATTAATCCCCTCGATGTTTTGGACATCGTATTAGTCCATCGCAAAGAGGGAGCCTTTATTTTGGATACCTGGACGATGTAG
- a CDS encoding response regulator, translating into MVFHDKEGSGIFWEVVVGNGKLHFAASTQGDLDRLKYCLSSNFPSLAWHPIPSLGPYDLICHFWQSGELTLKQVRQALLEVTSEGMTQLLAIPQTDIQFERVLGLDPILLDVPIQTAIASRRTQIQRWRQLRPTIPSPFQRIVSGDRGQLFEHLSELLRHLPPRDRFDALLDESPCLYRMAECFSVDVLRLAELIGPLVESGAIRLGNLQAASDRPRLTIACIDDSKAVQRKVRLTLESAGYDVLELLEPARALTALVRRKPSAILLDITMPEISGYELCRLLRQSAALKDVPILMLTGRDGAIDRLRARMAGSTDYITKPFNSQDLLSRIERLISSKVPQV; encoded by the coding sequence TTGGTTTTTCACGATAAAGAGGGCAGCGGCATCTTCTGGGAGGTTGTTGTGGGTAATGGAAAGCTGCATTTTGCTGCCAGTACTCAAGGGGATCTAGACCGATTGAAATATTGTCTCAGTTCCAATTTTCCCAGCCTCGCATGGCATCCTATCCCATCCCTCGGCCCCTACGATCTGATTTGCCACTTTTGGCAATCTGGCGAACTCACCCTGAAGCAAGTGCGACAGGCGCTCCTGGAAGTTACCAGCGAGGGGATGACCCAACTGTTGGCAATTCCGCAGACCGACATTCAATTCGAACGGGTTTTGGGCCTAGATCCCATTTTGCTGGACGTACCGATCCAAACGGCGATCGCCTCTCGCAGGACGCAGATTCAGCGCTGGCGACAATTGCGTCCCACCATCCCCTCCCCCTTTCAGCGGATTGTTTCAGGCGATCGAGGGCAACTGTTCGAGCATTTGAGCGAGCTACTGAGGCACCTCCCCCCTCGCGATCGGTTCGATGCCCTGCTGGATGAATCCCCCTGTCTCTATCGCATGGCCGAATGTTTCTCAGTCGATGTTCTGAGGCTGGCCGAACTGATCGGCCCGCTGGTGGAAAGTGGTGCCATTCGGTTGGGTAACCTGCAGGCGGCGAGCGATCGGCCCCGACTTACCATCGCCTGTATTGATGACAGCAAAGCGGTACAGCGGAAAGTTCGCTTAACCCTCGAATCGGCTGGATACGACGTGTTGGAGTTGCTGGAACCGGCTCGGGCTCTGACAGCGCTAGTGCGTCGCAAACCCAGTGCCATTTTGCTGGACATTACGATGCCGGAGATTAGTGGCTACGAGCTCTGTCGGCTACTGCGGCAATCTGCTGCATTAAAAGACGTGCCGATTCTGATGTTGACCGGCCGCGATGGTGCGATCGATCGCTTGCGAGCCCGCATGGCTGGCTCGACGGATTACATCACCAAACCGTTCAATTCTCAAGACCTCTTGTCTCGCATTGAACGCCTCATTTCATCAAAGGTACCTCAAGTATGA
- a CDS encoding chemotaxis protein CheW, which translates to MPSRTTVPHFSHSRQSQPMLKEYFQIQLGPRVQLAMPLENTSEAMTEVRRNICAIPGVPPHLPGVVNQRGRLLWVLDLAALLGVETPRGSGGSAEKLTLLALSRDRQANNLDTAELPQVGCLVTELKGVINLDPRQLKPLPSQLSKQVRPYLHGIVPVGDSLVAILDIAAVFRTLRANSFSRRLSVNP; encoded by the coding sequence GTGCCTTCCAGAACCACTGTTCCCCACTTCTCTCACTCTCGGCAGTCGCAACCCATGCTGAAGGAATACTTTCAGATTCAACTCGGACCTAGAGTGCAATTGGCGATGCCGCTGGAAAATACCAGTGAAGCCATGACTGAGGTGCGCCGCAACATCTGCGCGATTCCCGGCGTCCCTCCCCACCTGCCCGGAGTGGTGAATCAGCGGGGGCGGTTGCTGTGGGTTTTAGATTTGGCCGCTCTGCTAGGGGTAGAAACCCCTAGGGGATCGGGGGGCTCTGCCGAGAAGCTGACCTTGCTGGCACTGAGTCGCGATCGCCAAGCGAACAATCTCGACACGGCCGAGCTCCCGCAGGTGGGCTGTCTCGTCACCGAATTGAAAGGGGTAATTAACCTCGACCCCCGCCAGCTCAAACCGCTGCCCAGTCAATTATCAAAGCAAGTTCGTCCTTATTTGCACGGCATTGTCCCGGTGGGTGATTCATTAGTTGCCATCCTCGATATTGCCGCTGTATTTCGCACCCTCAGAGCCAACAGTTTCTCTCGTCGTTTGTCAGTAAACCCATGA
- a CDS encoding PleD family two-component system response regulator, with amino-acid sequence MKSILVVEDSRAEQQLIVSLLQNAGHHVQFASSAEEAWEWLKKSPAKPDMIVLDIIMPGATGLDFCRELRQSSEFDSIPVIFCSSKDKEFDQFWALRQGGNAYITKPFAPNEFMTTVQQYLH; translated from the coding sequence ATGAAATCTATCTTAGTGGTTGAAGATTCCCGCGCCGAACAGCAATTAATTGTCTCGCTGCTACAAAATGCAGGACACCACGTTCAGTTTGCCAGCTCTGCCGAAGAAGCCTGGGAATGGTTGAAGAAAAGCCCCGCCAAGCCAGATATGATTGTGCTCGACATCATTATGCCGGGGGCCACTGGCCTCGACTTTTGCCGCGAGCTGCGCCAATCTTCCGAATTTGACAGCATTCCCGTCATCTTTTGCTCCTCAAAAGACAAAGAATTCGACCAGTTTTGGGCCTTGCGACAGGGGGGAAATGCCTACATTACCAAACCCTTTGCCCCCAATGAATTTATGACCACCGTGCAGCAATATCTGCACTAA